The window AATACCCAATGCGAACACGTCGGCTCGACCATCGACGAGGTGACCTTCACCTCGGGCTTGCTCCGGGCTCATGTAGGAGTAGGTGCCCACCAGCATTTTGCGGTCAGTTTGCCGTTCGATATCGTCCCCATGGATGGCTAATCCAAAATCGGTTAGCCACGGTCGGTCGTTCTTCTCGATGAGAATGTTGCTGGGTTTTACATCGCGATGGACGAGACCTTTCTCATGGGCATGCTGCAACGCTCCCGCCATGTCGATTATCCAGCGGAGACTCTGATCGATCTCTGGTTGCCGCTGCTGCAGTCGTTCGCGAAGATCAATGCCTTCGATGAATCGCGAAACCACAAAAAAAGGATATTCGTCTGTCGAGCCGACATCGTAAACGGGAACGATGTTAGGGTGGTCGAGCATCGCAGCCATCCTCGCTTCGGCGTTCCACTGCGAGGGGGAAGAAGCTCGCTTTGGAAATTTCCGTAGCACTTTGATTGCGACATCTCGCGCTAATAAATCGTCGACCGCACGAAATACTGTTCCGAAACTTCCTTTGCCAATCACGCCTGAGACGCGGTAACGTCCAATGCTCTTGGGTTGCGTGAACTCTCTCACGATGGCGTCGGCAGAGCATGTGAATTCGCCCTGTTTCGTACTGTCATTTTCTTCTGACACGGAGCGTTTCCTCGCGAGACCAAACTGAGAGACGGGACTGTAGTGTAATCGATCTTAACTGCGGACGGGCTATGGATCACGCCGCCTGGAATGGCATTCCACGGCCACACTCAGCGGTCGCCGGTTGTCGCAGCGAAGCTCCCAAGAGCGTCGAGTCCGGCGCCATGAGCGAGATGCTGCCAATCGTGCAGTGAGCCAATCGTGCCGTGGACGAGTCACGCAGCGGACGAGTCGCGTAGTGGGCAGTAACTCCGTGGTCGCAAGACACCGTGCTACAAAACGCAGTTGCCTTCCACCTGAGTCAGCGAGTGCAATGCCGCGGTGCAGCGACGTCGAATGCGGCTTCCAAGACGGTCTTCACTACGGGGACCGAAACACTGTTGCCCAGCATTTTCCAGCGGCGGCGCATCGGAATGCGATCGGGGAAAACGTACCGACTTGAAAAACCCAGGAGTCTCGCAACCTCCACAGGCGAAAAATGACGCACGCGGCCTCCTTGCTGGACGTAAGATCCCGATCGAATCAACGACTTGCCGTATCCGCTGCCGAAACAGGCCGCTCGAGCGAGTTCGTCGTGGGGGTCGATCAAATCCATCGCACCGCGATATGCATCGACGGTCGAGGTTTTGACCAGTAGTTCTGCGGCGAACTCAGAATTTGCATCCAGGATGCTGGCGATGGTAAACAGCCACGTCGATGGCACCGGTGGGGGCATCGGTGGGGGCATCGGTGGTGAGATCTCGGCAGTTCCCCGCCGGGCAATCAGATAGTGCCGTCGGCGGAGATTGGGGATACCGAATTGGGTCGGGCACAGATTACCACTCCACGTCGCGTACCCACGGCGGTGTAGCGTCGAAACCAGATCAGCGGCGTCTTCTGAGGTGGCGAACTCGGGTACATTTTCCAGCAACACAACGCTTGGTACCCGATCCCCGTGCGACAGGTAATGAGTGATCGCGCGGATCGCATCGCAGCGCCGGTCTTGCCCCGGGGCACCTCGCCCCCGGCGACAGTAAGGCTGGCAGGGAGGCGACAACCACCATGCCTGCTCGGACCGTGTTGTGGCGACCTCCGACAGGTCCATGGAATCAATGCTGCGGCAGTCGACGGCGCCAAAGTTATGTTGATACACGGCCCCGCAATCACGATCAATTTCAATCGCCCGCTCAACGCAGATCCGCCGCAGTGGATGGGCTGAGTTGAATTGGCGGATGGCTTCGGAGACGCCTCCCATCCCGCAGAAGAATTCGACGAGCGTAATCATATGCGAGGGCCAACGCGTGCCAATCAGTCTCTACTCTGCCAAGGTGCGGAGCACGAGATTGCTGCGGTGGATGACGTTCTCGTAAGGGCGGTGGCCGAGAACCGCCTCAATTTCCGCATTGGATTTGCCAGCAATCAAGGAAATTTCGTGGCTGCGATAGTTGACCAATCCGCGGGCGATCTCTTGCTCGTTCGGGTCGAGAACTCGCACCACGTTGCCGTGCGAGAACGTACCTTCGACCCGCACAATACCTACCGCGAGCAGACTGCGGCCTTGTTCGACGAGGGCGCGAGCGGCACCTTCGTCCACATGGAGATTCCCTTGGATGATCGCCGCACTTCCAATCCAACGACGCCGGCCTTTCAATGTCCGTTTGGGAGGAATGAAGAGTGTTCCCACCCGAGCACCGGCAAAGATCTGATCGAGCACATCGTCTTGGCGACCAGGACCAATGATAGTGGGGTGGCCGTGCGAGTTAGCCAATTTCGAAGCACGCAGTTTGCCCTCCATCCCACCCTTACTGACGGCGGAGGATTTGTCTTCGGCCATCGACATGACGTCGCCATCGAGTTCATGCACGACCTCGATTTTCTTGCTGCCGTCGGCGTCGGGATGCCCGTCATAGAGGCCATGCACATCCGTTAACAGGATCAGGAGGGCATCGTTAAATAATCCAGCCACATGGGCCGCGAGACGGTCATTGTCTCCAAAAGTAGTCTTCAGCTCTGCGACAGCGACTGAATCGTTCTCGTTGACAACTGCGATCGCGCCAAGTTCGTGGATGCCGTTGAGGGCGTTGCGAACGTGGAGGTAACCGCTTCGCCGCCGCAGATCACTCTTGGTCAACAGCACCTGAGCGGCCTGGTAGCCATGCTGCAGCAGCGATTTTTCGTAGGACTTGATCAAGTCGGCTTGGCCAATGGCGGCGACGGCCTGCAGCTTAGCGACTTCGATGGGACGTGTTGCCAAGCCAAGTTTGGCGACTCCGGCCCCGACCGCACCGCTGCTGACCATGATCACGTGCCGGCCGGAGTCCGCAATTCGGGCGAGCTGAGCGGCCAGTAGATCCACTCGTTGCAGATCCAGTTTACCCTCGCTCGTCGTGAGCACGCGGGTACCGACTTTGACCACCACACACTGCGTTTTTGCGATGACCTTTGCCCGAATGGCATCGTTCGCAGTCTCGTCCGTGGCTGATTCTGGGGTGGCGTTTCCGCCGGGGGGGGTATCGCTAGCGATATTCAAAACGTTTTTGGTAAATGGAGGAGAGATGTTTACTACAGCGACTTCGCGTCGAAGGTGTCGCCTTGGCTCATGTCACCGGTCTTGAGCCCTTTGGTAAACCAGTAAACTCGTTGTTCACTGGTCCCGTGACTGAAGGTTTCTGGTTGCACATGTCCTGAGCTGCGTTTCTGCAGTGTATCGTCGCCGATGGCTTGGGCAGCCGTCAACGCTTCTTCGATATCACCGTCCTCAATAATTTGGTGCATGTTGTTGTCGTGGTGCAGCATCACGCCCGCGTAAAAATCAGCCTGTAGTTCCAGTTTCACGGAATATTTCAGATATTCCACTTCGGGAACCTGCTGGCGAATACGGTCCACTTCGTCGGTGACACCCAGCAATTTTTGGACGTGATGGCCGACTTCGTGAGCGACCACGTAGGCTTGAGCGAAATCGCCTGGGGCGCCGAGTTGCCGGGCGAGTTGACCGAAAAATGATGTATCCAGGTACACCTTTTCGTCGGCAGGGCAGTAGAACGGGCCGGTGCCACTGCTGGCGATTCCACATCCGCTGCGGACCTGATCGGTAAACAGGACCAAGGTTGGCTTGCGGTAGCTCCCGCCATTTTCTTGGAACAGTTCTGTCCACACATCTTCGGTGTCGGCGAAAATGGTCTTGGCAAACGCTCCCTCTTCGAGTTGTTGAGGCGTTAATTCCTTCGTCTCGCCGTCGGGGCCCTGCGCGACCTGTACTTGCTGGGCCTGTTGGAGGAATGCGACAGGGTTGCCGCCGAGCAATCCGATCACGATCGCCACCAAAATGACGCCAATTCCGCCCGCGGCGGCGGGACCGCCCATGGTCCGACGGTCCTCTACATTTTCACTCTGCCGTCTGCCTTTCCAACGCATTGGTGTACCTGTAAGTCGATGTGGTGTGAGCGAATAACACAGTTCTGCGAGCCGAGCTGGAGCCCAAATTGTCGCAAACTTCATGGCGATTCGAAAGGTGCCCGGAAACAAACGGATGCCCACGAATTGGGAATTTCAAATTGTCAATCCCGTTTTTTCTGGTTAAATACACGTTCGACGTCCCCTCCCGCCGTCCGCACTCAGCTAACCAACCGCCGTTTGATGCAGCTCCCGATCTACCAGAAGTCCGAAATCAATGTCGCTGTCCCTCCACCACGGGAGTCGGCCGACCCGGATGCTGCCGCGCTCGGAGCATCGGCAACCTCCCGGCACCGCGGGCAATATGCCGTCGTTTCACTCGGCTGCCCCAAAAACCTCGTCGACA of the Allorhodopirellula heiligendammensis genome contains:
- a CDS encoding DNA cytosine methyltransferase; translation: MITLVEFFCGMGGVSEAIRQFNSAHPLRRICVERAIEIDRDCGAVYQHNFGAVDCRSIDSMDLSEVATTRSEQAWWLSPPCQPYCRRGRGAPGQDRRCDAIRAITHYLSHGDRVPSVVLLENVPEFATSEDAADLVSTLHRRGYATWSGNLCPTQFGIPNLRRRHYLIARRGTAEISPPMPPPMPPPVPSTWLFTIASILDANSEFAAELLVKTSTVDAYRGAMDLIDPHDELARAACFGSGYGKSLIRSGSYVQQGGRVRHFSPVEVARLLGFSSRYVFPDRIPMRRRWKMLGNSVSVPVVKTVLEAAFDVAAPRHCTR
- the proB gene encoding glutamate 5-kinase, whose amino-acid sequence is MNIASDTPPGGNATPESATDETANDAIRAKVIAKTQCVVVKVGTRVLTTSEGKLDLQRVDLLAAQLARIADSGRHVIMVSSGAVGAGVAKLGLATRPIEVAKLQAVAAIGQADLIKSYEKSLLQHGYQAAQVLLTKSDLRRRSGYLHVRNALNGIHELGAIAVVNENDSVAVAELKTTFGDNDRLAAHVAGLFNDALLILLTDVHGLYDGHPDADGSKKIEVVHELDGDVMSMAEDKSSAVSKGGMEGKLRASKLANSHGHPTIIGPGRQDDVLDQIFAGARVGTLFIPPKRTLKGRRRWIGSAAIIQGNLHVDEGAARALVEQGRSLLAVGIVRVEGTFSHGNVVRVLDPNEQEIARGLVNYRSHEISLIAGKSNAEIEAVLGHRPYENVIHRSNLVLRTLAE
- the ypfJ gene encoding KPN_02809 family neutral zinc metallopeptidase; translated protein: MRWKGRRQSENVEDRRTMGGPAAAGGIGVILVAIVIGLLGGNPVAFLQQAQQVQVAQGPDGETKELTPQQLEEGAFAKTIFADTEDVWTELFQENGGSYRKPTLVLFTDQVRSGCGIASSGTGPFYCPADEKVYLDTSFFGQLARQLGAPGDFAQAYVVAHEVGHHVQKLLGVTDEVDRIRQQVPEVEYLKYSVKLELQADFYAGVMLHHDNNMHQIIEDGDIEEALTAAQAIGDDTLQKRSSGHVQPETFSHGTSEQRVYWFTKGLKTGDMSQGDTFDAKSL